In Paenibacillus larvae subsp. larvae, the following proteins share a genomic window:
- a CDS encoding 2-oxoacid:acceptor oxidoreductase subunit alpha: MISQLSWKIGGQQGEGVESTDRIFSTALNRLGYYLYGYRHFSSRIKGGHTNNKIRISTKPIRSISDDLDILVAFDQESIDLNAHELRENAVVVADAKFNPTLPEGINARLFPVPITAIAEELGTSLFKNMAASGASWALLGLPLEVFNKAVEEEYGRKCAAVVEKNIEAVKRGAEYVLDLAGGPLEEFRLEPADGKQKLFIIGNDAIGLGAVAAGCRFMPAYPITPASEIMEYLIKVLPKYGGTVIQTEDEIAACTMAIGANYGGVRAMTTSAGPGLSLMMEAIGLAGMTEIPVVIVDTQRGGPSTGLPTKQEQSDINAMIYGTHGEIPKIVIAPSTIEECFYDTVEAFNLAEEYQCPVIVLTDLQLSLGKQSSELLDYNKISINRGKLVHELEPAEPNTMFKRYEFTEDGISLRVLPGTKYGIHHVTGVEHDQTGRPNEGTDNRKKMMDKRLRKLTNVKVTNPIHVDAPHEEPDVLIIGIGSTGGTIDEARGRLDKDGLKTNHITVRLLNPFPAEELRPYMEKAKTVVVVENNATAQLANLIKLHVGFADKIKNLLKYNGNPFLPSEIYQEVKELNVTWQH; the protein is encoded by the coding sequence GTGATTAGTCAGCTATCGTGGAAGATCGGGGGACAACAAGGTGAAGGGGTGGAAAGCACCGATCGTATTTTTTCCACAGCATTGAACCGCCTTGGGTATTATTTGTATGGGTATCGTCATTTCTCTTCTCGGATTAAAGGGGGACATACGAACAACAAAATTCGGATCAGTACAAAGCCGATTCGATCGATCTCGGATGATCTGGATATCCTTGTAGCGTTTGACCAAGAATCCATTGATTTAAATGCACATGAGCTTCGGGAGAATGCAGTTGTTGTGGCTGATGCCAAATTTAACCCGACATTGCCTGAAGGGATCAATGCGCGCTTGTTTCCAGTACCGATTACAGCGATTGCAGAAGAACTTGGAACGTCTCTTTTCAAAAACATGGCCGCTTCAGGCGCATCATGGGCTTTGCTTGGTCTTCCATTGGAAGTATTCAACAAAGCGGTAGAAGAAGAGTATGGCCGTAAGTGTGCAGCAGTAGTTGAGAAAAACATTGAAGCAGTTAAACGCGGAGCTGAGTATGTGCTTGATCTTGCTGGAGGTCCTCTTGAAGAATTTAGACTTGAGCCGGCTGACGGTAAACAAAAACTGTTTATTATCGGAAATGATGCTATCGGGCTTGGCGCAGTTGCGGCGGGTTGCCGTTTCATGCCTGCATATCCGATCACCCCAGCTTCCGAAATAATGGAATATTTGATTAAAGTGCTTCCTAAATATGGCGGAACTGTTATCCAAACGGAGGATGAAATTGCCGCCTGTACGATGGCGATCGGGGCGAACTACGGGGGAGTACGTGCAATGACCACTTCTGCGGGACCGGGTTTGTCACTGATGATGGAAGCGATTGGTCTTGCCGGAATGACAGAAATACCGGTCGTGATTGTGGATACCCAACGCGGAGGCCCAAGTACAGGATTGCCGACAAAGCAGGAACAAAGTGATATTAATGCGATGATTTACGGAACTCATGGAGAAATTCCTAAAATTGTCATCGCACCTAGTACGATTGAAGAATGTTTCTATGATACGGTAGAGGCATTTAACTTGGCCGAAGAATATCAATGCCCGGTTATCGTTTTAACAGATTTGCAACTTTCTCTTGGCAAACAATCATCCGAACTGCTGGATTATAACAAGATCTCCATTAACCGGGGGAAATTGGTACATGAATTAGAGCCTGCCGAGCCTAATACAATGTTCAAACGTTATGAATTTACGGAAGATGGAATATCTCTGCGTGTTCTTCCCGGAACGAAGTATGGTATTCATCATGTAACAGGTGTTGAGCATGATCAAACCGGACGTCCGAATGAGGGAACGGATAACCGGAAAAAAATGATGGATAAACGCCTTAGAAAATTAACAAATGTCAAGGTGACTAATCCGATTCATGTGGATGCGCCGCATGAAGAACCGGATGTGCTAATTATTGGAATCGGGTCCACAGGCGGTACGATAGATGAAGCCAGAGGACGTCTTGACAAAGACGGGCTAAAAACTAATCACATTACTGTTCGCCTGCTGAACCCATTCCCGGCGGAAGAGCTCCGCCCTTATATGGAAAAAGCCAAAACTGTAGTAGTTGTAGAAAACAACGCAACTGCACAGCTGGCTAATCTGATCAAGCTTCATGTAGGATTTGCGGATAAAATTAAAAACCTGCTGAAATATAACGGGAATCCGTTCTTACCGTCTGAAATCTACCAAGAAGTCAAGGAGCTGAATGTAACATGGCAACATTGA
- a CDS encoding 2-oxoacid:ferredoxin oxidoreductase subunit beta, which yields MATLKDFRNNVKPNWCPGCGDFSVQASIQRAAANVGLEPEQLAIISGIGCSGRISGYVNAYGLHGVHGRALPIAQGVKMANRELTVVAAGGDGDGFAIGMGHTVHAIRRNIDITYIVMDNQIYGLTKGQTSPRSGEGFKTKSTPQGSIETPLAPLEMALAAGATFVAQSFSSNLKQLTHVIEEGIKHKGFSIINVFSPCVTFNKVNTYDWFKEHVVNLDDLPDYDPSNRIQAMTKLMETEGMLTGIIYQDTSKPSYEQLVPGFKEEALAKQDIHLSEEEFDKLVAEFK from the coding sequence ATGGCAACATTGAAAGATTTTCGTAACAACGTAAAGCCGAACTGGTGTCCAGGATGCGGGGACTTTTCCGTACAGGCGTCCATCCAGCGTGCTGCGGCCAATGTTGGATTGGAACCGGAACAGCTTGCTATTATTTCCGGAATCGGTTGTTCAGGCCGGATATCCGGTTATGTAAATGCATACGGTCTCCACGGTGTTCATGGTAGAGCTCTTCCAATCGCTCAGGGAGTTAAAATGGCAAACCGAGAATTGACTGTTGTAGCCGCAGGCGGTGACGGGGACGGATTTGCCATCGGCATGGGTCATACAGTACATGCCATCCGCCGTAATATTGATATAACTTACATTGTCATGGATAATCAAATCTATGGATTGACGAAAGGCCAGACCTCTCCGCGAAGCGGTGAGGGCTTCAAAACAAAAAGTACACCCCAAGGGTCCATTGAGACTCCATTGGCACCACTTGAGATGGCTCTTGCGGCAGGAGCGACTTTCGTAGCCCAGTCTTTCTCCAGCAATCTGAAGCAGCTGACGCACGTGATTGAAGAAGGTATCAAACATAAAGGATTTTCTATTATTAATGTATTCAGTCCTTGTGTAACCTTCAACAAGGTAAATACGTACGACTGGTTCAAAGAACATGTGGTGAATTTAGATGATTTACCTGATTATGATCCTTCAAACCGTATTCAGGCCATGACAAAGCTCATGGAAACAGAAGGGATGCTAACCGGAATTATTTATCAGGATACAAGTAAACCTTCCTATGAGCAGCTCGTTCCTGGATTTAAGGAAGAAGCTCTCGCAAAACAAGATATTCATCTGAGTGAGGAAGAGTTTGACAAATTGGTAGCAG